The genome window TACTGTTTTGACTTCAACAATGTCAGCAATAACAGGGTCATCTTCTGGTGCATTAGGAATAGTAATGCCAAACTTTGCAGATTATTATTTAAGTACTGGTCTAAATCCAGAGTTAATTCACCGTGTTGCTACAATAGCTTCAAATATACTAACTATAGTTCCACAAAGTGGTGTTTTTCTTACATTCTTAAGCTTATCTAAGTTAACACATAAAACTGGATTTAAAGAAACTTTCATTGTAGTTGCAGTTGGCTCATTAATAGCAGAAATCATTGTAATTACATTAGGATTATTAATGTATTAAACTAAAACAAATTAGAATTTATAGTATAAAATGAGTGTCTTAAAATGAACTTTTTAGTTCATGGCACTCTCTTTTTTGTATGAAATAAAATATATTTTCAGCATTTCAATAATAAAAAAGATGCTTATCTTTATTTTTAGACAGCCTCTTCTTATTTTAGCCCCTTCTTATTTCTTAAAGATTTGAATAATTATAATTTTTTACTAATACTAAATCATCTATTTAATAAATTTCACTAAATATATAAAAAAATTTATTATAAGTATAAATTTACATTATAGAATTATTATAAAAATATTATTTGCTCCAAAGTAGTAATTCCATACTACACAGATTTTTAATACAAATTTCCAGACTCCTGAAATATACCTATTTATTCCATATATATATTTTTTACATATCTTTACAGTAAAAAAATGCTTGTTCTTATGTTAGTATAGATTCACGGGTACCCCCTACACTAAAGGTTACAAATTAGTAACATTTTTAGAATTTTTAGATTGAGAGGTGTTTAATAATGAGAAAAAATATACCAACAAAATTAAAAACTATATTAGCTTTAGGAGTGCTAACCTTAGCAACAGCTTCCAGTGCTGTTACTGCAAGTGCTTCATCACTTGAAAATAATGTAAATATAAGTAACAAAAGTTTAGTATACAGTAATACTAAATACAAATTTTCTGCAAAACCAAATTGTTCTGTAAAACCAGAACTTAAGCCTGATAAAGATAATTCTTGCAAAGATAAGAATCATAATGACAAGAATTGCAACAACACTAATAAACCTGAGGATAACAATAATTCAGGCTCTACTAATAAACCTGATAACAATAAACCAGAGTCTAATAAACCTGAAGACAACAATAATTCAGACTCTAATAATAAGCCTGATAACAATAAACCAGAGTCTAATAAACCTGAGGATAACAATAATTCAGGCTCTACTGATAAACCTGATAACAATAAACCAGAGTCTAATAAACCTGAAGACAACAATAATTCAGACTCTACTGATAAGCCTAATGATAATAACAACTCGGGTTCTACAAGTGAAAATTTTTCAGCTTACCAAAAAGAAGTTGTTGACTTAGTGAATATAGAAAGATCTAAAGCTGGATTAAATCCTCTTACTCTTGATTCTTCTATATCAAATGTTGCTACAAAAAAATCTCAAGATATGATTGATAACAATTACTTTTCACACAATTCTCCAACTTATGGCTCTCCATTTGACATGTTAAAAAAGTTTGGAATAAGCTATAAAACAGCTGGTGAAAATATAGCTATGGGTCAAAAGACTCCAAAAGAAGTTGTAAATGCATGGATGAATTCTGAAGGTCACAGAAAAAATATAATGAATCCAAATTTCAGTAAAATAGGTGTTGGAGTAGCACAAAAAAATGGTGGTTCAATTTATTGGACACAAATATTTGTAGGATAAAGTACTCTTTTTCCATACATATCAAAAGAGTATCTCTCAGTGATAAAAAAAATCACAAATGAGATACTCTTTTGTATCTATATTTAAAATTATTAAATCCAAGTATACATACCATAAATATTATTTAACAGTATATCCTTTAAAAATCACTTATAAAAAAATAAAAACTTCCTTATAGGTGCCATTAAATTTCTTCTATTATATACTAACAAAAAAAGAATAAAATAATATGATAAATTAATTTGATTTCATACAAAAAAGGGTGCCTCATGAACAAAAGTTCACTTTGAGACACCCCTTTTTATCAGTTTTATATAAGCATTATAATACTTTAATATTATTCAGCTAATTTTTTGTATCCTTCATATCTTTCTTTAGCATCAGCTTCAGCCTTAGCAAATAATCCATCAGCTTCTTCTGGGAATTGTTTAGCTATAGCAGAATATCTTACTTGTGCAAGTATGAAATCTCTGAAGCTTGCAGTTGGTTCTTTAGAATCTAAAGTGAATGGGTTTTTACCTTCAGCTTTTGCTTCTGGATTGAATCTATATAAATGCCAATATCCGCAAGCAACAGCTTGTGCTTCATTAGCTACAGTTCTTCCCATACCTTCTTTTAATCCATGGTTTATACATGGAGCATAAGCTATTATTAAAGATGGTCCATCATGTTTTTCAGCTTCTATAACTGCTTTGATAAATTGATTTTTATCAGCACCCATAGAAACTTGAGCTACATATACGTTTCCATATGTCATAGCCATCATTCCTAAATCTTTCTTTCTAGATTTTTTACCTGAAGCAGCAAACTTAGCCATAGCAGCAGCTGGAGTAGCTTTAGATGCTTGACCTCCTGTATTTGAATAAACTTCTGTATCAAATACAAGCACATTTACATCTTCACCAGATGCAAGAACATGGTCTAATCCACCATAACCGATATCATATGCCCAACCGTCTCCACCTAGTATCCATTGAGATCTCTTAACTAGATAATCTTTTCTATCTTTTATAGCTTTTACTAATTCTTTAGCCTTTGCATCTGTACAATCACAAGCTGGTTTTTCTAATAATTCAACAACCTTAGCACTTGCTACTTTAGAAGCTTCTCCATCATTTCTAGAATCTAACCACTCTGTAAATACTGCTTTAGCATCTTCACAGATATCCATAGAAACTAACTCTGTCATAGCATCTACTATTTTATTTCTTATTTGCTTAACAGCTGTATACATACCAAATCCATATTCAGCATTATCCTCGAATAAAGAGTTTGCCCAAGATGGACCTTTACCTTCATGGTTACAAGTATAAGGAATTGATGGTGCAGAAGCTCCCCATATAGAAGAACATCCAGTAGCATTAGCTATCATCATTCTATCTCCATATAATTGTGTAACTACTTTAATGTATGCAGTTTCTCCACATCCAGCACATGCTCCTGAAAACTCCATTAATGGTTGTCTAAATTGACTTCCTTTAACAGTGTTTACAGGCATAACATCACCTTTTGGAGCTACCTTATCAGGATTTACTGCAAATGCCCAATTATCTAACTCTGTGTCAAGTTGAGTATCTATTGGCTTCATAACTAAAGCTTTTTCTTTGGCTGGGCATATATCAGCACAGTTTCCACATCCTGTACAGTCAAGTGGACTAAGTTGAATTCTATATTTTAATCCTTCTAATCCTTTACCTAATGCTTTTTTAGCTTCAAATCCTTCTGGAGCATTAGCTAATTCTTCTTCAGTAACCAATACTGGTCTTATACATGAATGAGGACATATAAAAGAACATTGGTTACATTGGATACAGTTATCTATTATCCATTCAGGAACATCAACAGCTATACCACGTTTTTCATAAGCTGCAGTACCACAAGGGAATGTTCCATCTTCTATACCATTGAATGTACTTACTGGTAAGTTATTTCCTTCTTGTGCAGTCATTGGTCTTAGTATATTTTTTATGAATTCTGGCTCTTTAACTTCTTCTTTATCT of Clostridioides sp. ES-S-0054-01 contains these proteins:
- a CDS encoding sporulation protein; translation: MRKNIPTKLKTILALGVLTLATASSAVTASASSLENNVNISNKSLVYSNTKYKFSAKPNCSVKPELKPDKDNSCKDKNHNDKNCNNTNKPEDNNNSGSTNKPDNNKPESNKPEDNNNSDSNNKPDNNKPESNKPEDNNNSGSTDKPDNNKPESNKPEDNNNSDSTDKPNDNNNSGSTSENFSAYQKEVVDLVNIERSKAGLNPLTLDSSISNVATKKSQDMIDNNYFSHNSPTYGSPFDMLKKFGISYKTAGENIAMGQKTPKEVVNAWMNSEGHRKNIMNPNFSKIGVGVAQKNGGSIYWTQIFVG